In a single window of the Populus alba chromosome 16, ASM523922v2, whole genome shotgun sequence genome:
- the LOC118036579 gene encoding two pore potassium channel a: MASDDATQSLLPDEKNALQRRRFRQPMNVNATEIKHPEQDGNSSLKWLESLLENQDCSFKKVFLVLAMYLGVGTLCFSLIMNQIEGKKTNGIVDAVYFSVVTMTTVGYGDLVPHTTLAKLLSCVYVFAGMALGGIILSKAADYIVEKQEILLVRAMHMNEETCLSEILEEVETHKVKYKFLLALILLFLLIIVGTIFLYLVESFEFVDAFYCVCSSITTLGYGDDSFSTRAGRVFAVFWILSSTICLAQFFLYLAELYTEKRQRLLVKRVLARNVTASDLEEADIDHDKTVSAAEFIVYTLKEMGKISQEDISLVMERFRKLDVDQSGTLTESDIIPSQSS, encoded by the exons atGGCCAGTGATGATGCGACGCAGTCATTGCTTCCAGATGAAAAGAATGCTCTTCAGAGAAGAAGATTTAGGCAGCCTATGAATGTCAATGCAACAGAGATCAAACATCCTGAGCAGGATGGCAACTCATCTCTCAAATGGCTTGAATCATTACTTGAGAATCAAGATTGTAGCTTCAAGAAAGTGTTCCTTGTCTTGGCTATGTATCTAGGTGTAGGCACTCTATGTTTCTCCCTTATCATGAATCAGATCGAAGGCAAGAAAACAAATGGGATTGTTGATGCTGTTTACTTCTCTGTTGTGACAATGACAACAGTTGGATATGGAGATCTAGTGCCTCATACCACACTGGCCAAGCTTCTTTCGTGCGTTTATGTTTTTGCAGGCATGGCTCTTGGTGGGATAATTCTCAGCAAGGCAGCGGATTACATCGTAGAAAAGCAGGAGATTCTCTTGGTTAGAGCAATGCACATGAACGAAGAAACTTGTTTGTCTGAGATCCTAGAAGAGGTTGAAACACATAAAGTCAAGTACAAGTTTCTTCTCGCCCTAatccttctctttctcctcATAATAGTTGGAACCATCTTCTTATATCTAGTTGAGAGTTTCGAATTTGTCGATGCATTTTACTGTGTCTGTTCTTCCATCACTACTCTTGGATACGGAGATGACAGCTTCTCAACCAGGGCTGGTCGAGTATTTGCTGTCTTCTGGATACTGAGCAGCACCATTTGCTTAGCTCAATTCTTTCTCTACCTTGCTGAATTATACACTGAGAAGAGGCAAAGATTACTCGTTAAACGGGTTCTTGCTCGAAATGTCACAGCCTCAGATCTCGAGGAAGCAGATATTGATCATGATAAAACTGTAAG TGCTGCAGAGTTCATTGTGTACACGTTGAAGGAGATGGGGAAGATAAGCCAGGAAGATATTTCATTAGTGATGGAGAGATTCAGAAAACTTGATGTTGACCAGTCAGGGACCTTGACAGAATCAGATATAATTCCTTCTCAGTCATCTTAG
- the LOC118036578 gene encoding putative protein FAR1-RELATED SEQUENCE 10 isoform X1, translating to MTSVPSKNIWIKRQQCPCGDWKCYVTCEGDVEEASVASRLEKNETFQSDSMVSPYVGMVFKSDDDAFEYYGNFARKNGFSIRKERSRLSPQLGIYKRDFVCYRSGFAPARKKSTAEHHRDRKSVRCGCDAKMYLSKEVVEGVSQWFVVQFSNVHNHELLEDDQVRLLPAYRKIQEADQERILLLSKAGFPIHRIVKVLELEKGIQGGQLPFLERDVRNFVQNRKKIVQENDALLTEKRENDSMELLEACKVTKEMDGDFVYDFTMDENDKVENIVWSYGDSVRAYTLFGDVVYFDTSYRSITYGMLLGVWLGIDNNGKTVFFGCVLLQDETARSFAWALQAFVHLMKGKCPQTILTDLELGLKDAVRSELPSTRHAISIWNIQPKISSWFFLSLGARYPEFKSMFDDLYHAENADDFEHRWSQMVSMFGFGSDKHIALLYSLRASWASSYMRGYFLARMATSAYLKSVESFLKAICCAQTCLRSFFEQVGSSSNFQNQLRQEMQYMLTKTCMPIEEHARNFLTPFAFNDFQHELVLSMQCALSEMPDGSYLVHHYKKMDVERLVIWIPEDEQIHCTCKEFESSGMLCRHTLRVFILKNYFQLPEKYYLSRWRRESSLVFYDNQDTQTNDDGWFQEFQSLTETLLTESTITKERSDYVHRELPKELKRLISETDGNGVQVPVIPTHSPIEALLDLSPMVCCCRYAFDMVHSFQIFFQGGVPLD from the exons ATGACATCTGTGCCGTCGAAAAATATATGGATAAAGAGGCAGCAATGCCCATGTGGGGATTGGAAATGTTATGTTACTTGTGAAGGAGATGTTGAAGAGGCATCTGTAGCATCTCGGttggaaaaaaatgaaacttttcaaTCTGATTCAATGGTTTCTCCTTATGTAGGAATGGTGTTTAAGAGTGATGATGATGCGTTCGAGTATTATGGGAATTTTGCTAGGAAAAATGGGTTTTCTATTAGGAAAGAGAGGTCAAGATTGAGCCCTCAATTGGGTATTTATAAACGTGATTTTGTTTGTTATCGTTCGGGGTTTGCGCCGGCTAGGAAGAAGTCAACTGCAGAACACCATAGGGATAGGAAATCGGTGCGGTGTGGATGTGATGCAAAAATGTATTTGTCAAAGGAAGTTGTTGAAGGGGTTTCTCAATGGTTTGTTGTGCAATTTAGCAACGTGCATAATCATGAGCTTTTGGAAGATGATCAAGTGAGGCTCCTTCCAGCTTATCGGAAGATTCAAGAGGCGGATCAGGAGAGGATTCTTTTGCTTTCAAAAGCTGGGTTCCCAATACATCGAATAGTGAAGGTGTTGGAGTTGGAAAAGGGTATTCAAGGTGGGCAATTGCCTTTCCTAGAGAGGGATGTTAGGAATTTTGTTCAAAATCGCAAGAAGATTGTTCAAGAGAATGATGCTTTGCTCactgaaaagagagagaatgataGTATGGAACTTCTTGAGGCCTGCAAAGTTACCAAAGAGATGGATGGagattttgtttatgatttcaCAATGGATGAGAATGACAAGGTTGAGAACATTGTGTGGTCGTATGGTGACTCTGTTCGTGCATACACTTTGTTTGGTGATGTGGTTTATTTTGACACTAGTTATCGTTCTATCACATATGGCATGCTTTTAGGGGTATGGCTTGGAATTGACAACAATGGGAAGACTGTATTCTTTGGCTGTGTTCTGTTGCAGGATGAGACGGCTCGTTCCTTTGCATGGGCTTTGCAG GCTTTTGTCCATCTTATGAAAGGAAAATGTCCACAAACAATTCTAACTGACCTTGAACTGGGGCTTAAGGATGCTGTTAGAAGCGAATTACCTAGCACTAGACACGCTATATCTATATGGAATATTCAACCCAAGATATCCAGTTGGTTTTTCCTTTCCCTTGGGGCTAGATATCCAGAATTTAAATCAATGTTTGATGATTTGTATCATGCTGAGAACGCAGATGATTTTGAACATAGATGGAGTCAGATGGTTTCTATGTTTGGATTTGGTTCAGATAAACACATTGCTTTACTCTATTCTCTTCGTGCATCCTGGGCATCATCCTATATGAGAGGTTACTTTCTTGCTCGGATGGCGACATCAGCATATTTGAAATCTGTAGAGTCATTTCTGAAAGCAATCTGTTGTGCACAAACATGTTTACGGAGCTTCTTTGAACAG GTTGGTAGCTCCTCCAATTTCCAGAACCAGCTACGTCAAGAGATGCAGTACATGCTCACTAAAACATGCATGCCTATTGAAGAGCATGCACGTAATTTTCTTACACCTTTTGCCTTCAATGATTTCCAACATGAATTGGTGCTCTCTATGCAATGTGCTCTGTCTGAAATGCCGGATGGATCATATCTTGTACACCACTACAAAAAGATGGATGTTGAGCGCCTTGTAATATGGATACCAGAAGATGAACAGATTCACTGCACCTGTAAGGAATTTGAGTCTTCCGGGATGTTGTGCAGACACACTCTTCGGGTGTTCATCCTGAAAAACTACTTTCAGCTtcctgaaaaatattatcttagcAGATGGCGAAGGGAAAGCTCCCTAGTTTTCTATGATAATCAAGATACTCAAACTAATGATGATGGATGGTTTCAAGAATTTCAATCCCTGACTGAAACTCTATTAACAGAGTCAACAATCACAAAGGAGCGTTCTGATTATGTCCATAGGGAACTGCCAAAGGAACTGAAAAGACTTATTAGTGAG ACAGATGGAAATGGAGTCCAAGTTCCAGTCATTCCAACCCATTCTCCCATTGAGGCCCTTCTAGATTTATCCCCCATGGTGTGCTGTTGCAGGTATGCATTTGACATGGTTCATTCATTTCAAATCTTCTTTCAGGGAGGGGTCCCTCTTGATTAG
- the LOC118036578 gene encoding putative protein FAR1-RELATED SEQUENCE 10 isoform X2 yields MTSVPSKNIWIKRQQCPCGDWKCYVTCEGDVEEASVASRLEKNETFQSDSMVSPYVGMVFKSDDDAFEYYGNFARKNGFSIRKERSRLSPQLGIYKRDFVCYRSGFAPARKKSTAEHHRDRKSVRCGCDAKMYLSKEVVEGVSQWFVVQFSNVHNHELLEDDQVRLLPAYRKIQEADQERILLLSKAGFPIHRIVKVLELEKGIQGGQLPFLERDVRNFVQNRKKIVQENDALLTEKRENDSMELLEACKVTKEMDGDFVYDFTMDENDKVENIVWSYGDSVRAYTLFGDVVYFDTSYRSITYGMLLGVWLGIDNNGKTVFFGCVLLQDETARSFAWALQAFVHLMKGKCPQTILTDLELGLKDAVRSELPSTRHAISIWNIQPKISSWFFLSLGARYPEFKSMFDDLYHAENADDFEHRWSQMVSMFGFGSDKHIALLYSLRASWASSYMRGYFLARMATSAYLKSVESFLKAICCAQTCLRSFFEQVGSSSNFQNQLRQEMQYMLTKTCMPIEEHARNFLTPFAFNDFQHELVLSMQCALSEMPDGSYLVHHYKKMDVERLVIWIPEDEQIHCTCKEFESSGMLCRHTLRVFILKNYFQLPEKYYLSRWRRESSLVFYDNQDTQTNDDGWFQEFQSLTETLLTESTITKERSDYVHRELPKELKRLISETDGNGVQVPVIPTHSPIEALLDLSPMVCCCRKIK; encoded by the exons ATGACATCTGTGCCGTCGAAAAATATATGGATAAAGAGGCAGCAATGCCCATGTGGGGATTGGAAATGTTATGTTACTTGTGAAGGAGATGTTGAAGAGGCATCTGTAGCATCTCGGttggaaaaaaatgaaacttttcaaTCTGATTCAATGGTTTCTCCTTATGTAGGAATGGTGTTTAAGAGTGATGATGATGCGTTCGAGTATTATGGGAATTTTGCTAGGAAAAATGGGTTTTCTATTAGGAAAGAGAGGTCAAGATTGAGCCCTCAATTGGGTATTTATAAACGTGATTTTGTTTGTTATCGTTCGGGGTTTGCGCCGGCTAGGAAGAAGTCAACTGCAGAACACCATAGGGATAGGAAATCGGTGCGGTGTGGATGTGATGCAAAAATGTATTTGTCAAAGGAAGTTGTTGAAGGGGTTTCTCAATGGTTTGTTGTGCAATTTAGCAACGTGCATAATCATGAGCTTTTGGAAGATGATCAAGTGAGGCTCCTTCCAGCTTATCGGAAGATTCAAGAGGCGGATCAGGAGAGGATTCTTTTGCTTTCAAAAGCTGGGTTCCCAATACATCGAATAGTGAAGGTGTTGGAGTTGGAAAAGGGTATTCAAGGTGGGCAATTGCCTTTCCTAGAGAGGGATGTTAGGAATTTTGTTCAAAATCGCAAGAAGATTGTTCAAGAGAATGATGCTTTGCTCactgaaaagagagagaatgataGTATGGAACTTCTTGAGGCCTGCAAAGTTACCAAAGAGATGGATGGagattttgtttatgatttcaCAATGGATGAGAATGACAAGGTTGAGAACATTGTGTGGTCGTATGGTGACTCTGTTCGTGCATACACTTTGTTTGGTGATGTGGTTTATTTTGACACTAGTTATCGTTCTATCACATATGGCATGCTTTTAGGGGTATGGCTTGGAATTGACAACAATGGGAAGACTGTATTCTTTGGCTGTGTTCTGTTGCAGGATGAGACGGCTCGTTCCTTTGCATGGGCTTTGCAG GCTTTTGTCCATCTTATGAAAGGAAAATGTCCACAAACAATTCTAACTGACCTTGAACTGGGGCTTAAGGATGCTGTTAGAAGCGAATTACCTAGCACTAGACACGCTATATCTATATGGAATATTCAACCCAAGATATCCAGTTGGTTTTTCCTTTCCCTTGGGGCTAGATATCCAGAATTTAAATCAATGTTTGATGATTTGTATCATGCTGAGAACGCAGATGATTTTGAACATAGATGGAGTCAGATGGTTTCTATGTTTGGATTTGGTTCAGATAAACACATTGCTTTACTCTATTCTCTTCGTGCATCCTGGGCATCATCCTATATGAGAGGTTACTTTCTTGCTCGGATGGCGACATCAGCATATTTGAAATCTGTAGAGTCATTTCTGAAAGCAATCTGTTGTGCACAAACATGTTTACGGAGCTTCTTTGAACAG GTTGGTAGCTCCTCCAATTTCCAGAACCAGCTACGTCAAGAGATGCAGTACATGCTCACTAAAACATGCATGCCTATTGAAGAGCATGCACGTAATTTTCTTACACCTTTTGCCTTCAATGATTTCCAACATGAATTGGTGCTCTCTATGCAATGTGCTCTGTCTGAAATGCCGGATGGATCATATCTTGTACACCACTACAAAAAGATGGATGTTGAGCGCCTTGTAATATGGATACCAGAAGATGAACAGATTCACTGCACCTGTAAGGAATTTGAGTCTTCCGGGATGTTGTGCAGACACACTCTTCGGGTGTTCATCCTGAAAAACTACTTTCAGCTtcctgaaaaatattatcttagcAGATGGCGAAGGGAAAGCTCCCTAGTTTTCTATGATAATCAAGATACTCAAACTAATGATGATGGATGGTTTCAAGAATTTCAATCCCTGACTGAAACTCTATTAACAGAGTCAACAATCACAAAGGAGCGTTCTGATTATGTCCATAGGGAACTGCCAAAGGAACTGAAAAGACTTATTAGTGAG ACAGATGGAAATGGAGTCCAAGTTCCAGTCATTCCAACCCATTCTCCCATTGAGGCCCTTCTAGATTTATCCCCCATGGTGTGCTGTTGCAG GAAAATTAAATAG
- the LOC118036578 gene encoding putative protein FAR1-RELATED SEQUENCE 10 isoform X3 has protein sequence MTSVPSKNIWIKRQQCPCGDWKCYVTCEGDVEEASVASRLEKNETFQSDSMVSPYVGMVFKSDDDAFEYYGNFARKNGFSIRKERSRLSPQLGIYKRDFVCYRSGFAPARKKSTAEHHRDRKSVRCGCDAKMYLSKEVVEGVSQWFVVQFSNVHNHELLEDDQVRLLPAYRKIQEADQERILLLSKAGFPIHRIVKVLELEKGIQGGQLPFLERDVRNFVQNRKKIVQENDALLTEKRENDSMELLEACKVTKEMDGDFVYDFTMDENDKVENIVWSYGDSVRAYTLFGDVVYFDTSYRSITYGMLLGVWLGIDNNGKTVFFGCVLLQDETARSFAWALQAFVHLMKGKCPQTILTDLELGLKDAVRSELPSTRHAISIWNIQPKISSWFFLSLGARYPEFKSMFDDLYHAENADDFEHRWSQMVSMFGFGSDKHIALLYSLRASWASSYMRGYFLARMATSAYLKSVESFLKAICCAQTCLRSFFEQVGSSSNFQNQLRQEMQYMLTKTCMPIEEHARNFLTPFAFNDFQHELVLSMQCALSEMPDGSYLVHHYKKMDVERLVIWIPEDEQIHCTCKEFESSGMLCRHTLRVFILKNYFQLPEKYYLSRWRRESSLVFYDNQDTQTNDDGWFQEFQSLTETLLTESTITKERSDYVHRELPKELKRLISETDGNGVQVPVIPTHSPIEALLDLSPMVCCCS, from the exons ATGACATCTGTGCCGTCGAAAAATATATGGATAAAGAGGCAGCAATGCCCATGTGGGGATTGGAAATGTTATGTTACTTGTGAAGGAGATGTTGAAGAGGCATCTGTAGCATCTCGGttggaaaaaaatgaaacttttcaaTCTGATTCAATGGTTTCTCCTTATGTAGGAATGGTGTTTAAGAGTGATGATGATGCGTTCGAGTATTATGGGAATTTTGCTAGGAAAAATGGGTTTTCTATTAGGAAAGAGAGGTCAAGATTGAGCCCTCAATTGGGTATTTATAAACGTGATTTTGTTTGTTATCGTTCGGGGTTTGCGCCGGCTAGGAAGAAGTCAACTGCAGAACACCATAGGGATAGGAAATCGGTGCGGTGTGGATGTGATGCAAAAATGTATTTGTCAAAGGAAGTTGTTGAAGGGGTTTCTCAATGGTTTGTTGTGCAATTTAGCAACGTGCATAATCATGAGCTTTTGGAAGATGATCAAGTGAGGCTCCTTCCAGCTTATCGGAAGATTCAAGAGGCGGATCAGGAGAGGATTCTTTTGCTTTCAAAAGCTGGGTTCCCAATACATCGAATAGTGAAGGTGTTGGAGTTGGAAAAGGGTATTCAAGGTGGGCAATTGCCTTTCCTAGAGAGGGATGTTAGGAATTTTGTTCAAAATCGCAAGAAGATTGTTCAAGAGAATGATGCTTTGCTCactgaaaagagagagaatgataGTATGGAACTTCTTGAGGCCTGCAAAGTTACCAAAGAGATGGATGGagattttgtttatgatttcaCAATGGATGAGAATGACAAGGTTGAGAACATTGTGTGGTCGTATGGTGACTCTGTTCGTGCATACACTTTGTTTGGTGATGTGGTTTATTTTGACACTAGTTATCGTTCTATCACATATGGCATGCTTTTAGGGGTATGGCTTGGAATTGACAACAATGGGAAGACTGTATTCTTTGGCTGTGTTCTGTTGCAGGATGAGACGGCTCGTTCCTTTGCATGGGCTTTGCAG GCTTTTGTCCATCTTATGAAAGGAAAATGTCCACAAACAATTCTAACTGACCTTGAACTGGGGCTTAAGGATGCTGTTAGAAGCGAATTACCTAGCACTAGACACGCTATATCTATATGGAATATTCAACCCAAGATATCCAGTTGGTTTTTCCTTTCCCTTGGGGCTAGATATCCAGAATTTAAATCAATGTTTGATGATTTGTATCATGCTGAGAACGCAGATGATTTTGAACATAGATGGAGTCAGATGGTTTCTATGTTTGGATTTGGTTCAGATAAACACATTGCTTTACTCTATTCTCTTCGTGCATCCTGGGCATCATCCTATATGAGAGGTTACTTTCTTGCTCGGATGGCGACATCAGCATATTTGAAATCTGTAGAGTCATTTCTGAAAGCAATCTGTTGTGCACAAACATGTTTACGGAGCTTCTTTGAACAG GTTGGTAGCTCCTCCAATTTCCAGAACCAGCTACGTCAAGAGATGCAGTACATGCTCACTAAAACATGCATGCCTATTGAAGAGCATGCACGTAATTTTCTTACACCTTTTGCCTTCAATGATTTCCAACATGAATTGGTGCTCTCTATGCAATGTGCTCTGTCTGAAATGCCGGATGGATCATATCTTGTACACCACTACAAAAAGATGGATGTTGAGCGCCTTGTAATATGGATACCAGAAGATGAACAGATTCACTGCACCTGTAAGGAATTTGAGTCTTCCGGGATGTTGTGCAGACACACTCTTCGGGTGTTCATCCTGAAAAACTACTTTCAGCTtcctgaaaaatattatcttagcAGATGGCGAAGGGAAAGCTCCCTAGTTTTCTATGATAATCAAGATACTCAAACTAATGATGATGGATGGTTTCAAGAATTTCAATCCCTGACTGAAACTCTATTAACAGAGTCAACAATCACAAAGGAGCGTTCTGATTATGTCCATAGGGAACTGCCAAAGGAACTGAAAAGACTTATTAGTGAG ACAGATGGAAATGGAGTCCAAGTTCCAGTCATTCCAACCCATTCTCCCATTGAGGCCCTTCTAGATTTATCCCCCATGGTGTGCTGTTGCAG TTAG